The region AATCATAGGTCTTTGTTATATCGTGCATTGTTGTGTTTTGCAGGCTGAAGATTATATGGATGATAATAACGAGGATGATACATATGTTGTGCTCGAGGAGGATGAGATCAAAGTTGCATTACTTGCTTAGGCTTACTTTAATTAGATTAGATTAAGTTTTGTAACGTTCTCTtttagaccttttttttttgtttgtatgtTGAGTTGAATTATTGATATgctattattcttttttatgtTATCTGTCAATCTATTACAACCCTCCTCCCTTATTTGGGCAATGAATGATTAAATGTTAGTAGTTAATAAGAAACGAGAATGGTGTGTTTAATTATTCCATACTTCTATTAGTGCATGTGTAGATTTAAAATCTTCGTATTTTCTGTttaaaaaacgaaaatttaaacCTTAGCTAAGAAAGCAATATACATATGACGAAGTGCACAAATATACACTTGGAAAAATAGTTTGTCCACAAAAAATGTATAATTATTATTCAGTTTTCTAATTTGAAGTCTTTGAGTATTGATTTGAATGTGTTAAGATTCATATATGATCAATCTCAACTTATATGATACTAAGGCGTAGTTATTGATCAACACAAATTCATATATAATCCATCTCAAATTAGTTGATACTAAGGCatacttattgatattgttgttgggaCCACGATCTATATGCTCTTAAAGTAAAATAATCCCTCTTCACTATTAATCACCACATAATTATTCATTCATTATTAATCACCATATAGCAATCCCTTTATTATTCACTATGCACAATCCATGCATAACTAGTATGtgaaccaaacaaccccttggTTAATCTTGCACTATTAGACATTTCTTTGAAGTACCATAAACATGCATTGACACAAGacttgaagaaaatataagtGATACCAAAATGGATTCTGAAAGATGACTGAAAATTTTCTCATCAGCTTCAAATGTATGACATGATTGACTAAATACTGGTTCTTGCATTTTATTCACTTACTTGCAAGACAATTGAATATTAATCATCTACTAAGAATGCTGCTGACCCTTTAAACTTTGCTTTCCAAGACAATAACTATGCTACTACCATAATGAATAAGGGCACATACTACAATCACCCAGAACGCTAATTTTTCTGCATCGTTCCAATTTTATCTAAAAGAACACTAGAATACTAATGAATCTACCAAAAATTTCCAGCGATTGCTTCCAGAAAATGGATCGTCAAAGAATATCCAAGTCTCCGTAAAAATTAGTATACTGACTTAAGATCTCTTGGGCATTGGCAATATGATTGATGTAATCAAGTCCTGAACAAATTTGATGAAACCTGTAAAAGAAACTTCATATCAGTGTAGGGCCATGAGATAGACAAATTATCATACAACTCGCACAACTGAATCAATTCGACGTGCAAGGGATCAGAGGggaaattttgataaaaaatttaGTCTAGAACAGCATAAATCCCAAACTTTTGGCATCCAAGTTTCATGATTCATTGTTCTGAAAAAAACTGGATAACTTGAGTCCCAACTCTGCACTAAAACTACTTCAACTGAGAATGAAACACTggcaaaataaaacaaaaatctgTAGGACAAATAAGCTTTATTACACCTTGAACATGAAGATAGCATCTCGATATTCACATTTGCCTATTCTACTCCATCCCAAACTACTTGACCTACTTCCCCTTTCCTTTTTATGTAATGATGGTGTTTGGGTCAGCTACCGGTTATCTTGATTATTCTACTGGATACCTACTATCTCCTACCAAAACAGGTACTTCTTTTACTGCTTTTTTTGGTCTACCCAAAAGCCTGACATCTTAAGTAAAAATGAATTACCCCCCTGCGGAGGTACAAGCTTGTCTATGGGTTCAGCAGAAGCCAGTAGCTTTGGCCCAGATTCTGTATTTGTCTTTAAAATTCATTCAATACGTATACATGATTTCTCCAGAACCCATTAAGCTATCTTTTTAGAATACAGAACCCATAAGCTCAAAATCCTAGCTCCACCTCAGCCCCAACCCCCAATTCAGATGAAAATATGTAGAAActatttttgttatttcaaaGCTTATCACAACACTtatacacttttttttattgctaaAGGTATACAACATCCTTTCACATTTCAAACTGCCTTTTTAGACATTTCTCTACCAAACTCAATATAATTACATTCAAGCATTAAAATCTTAGTAATGACACAAATCAAACTAAGTCATACAGATTGAGATGGATGGATAAATACTTCAAGAAAGATATAGATGAACTTGTTTGCACATGTTGTCTAAAGGAGTAAAATAAAACATGACTAAACCTTtttaaggaaaggaaaaataCCTTTAGATGGTGTGGCATGATTTTTATATCGAACGGCACATGAAGCCAAGCCTCGGGTGGATAGTACAAGAAGTTCTCGGGCTTACTAGTATAGATATCTGCATATTGATGAATGTGGTAAGCGAATGCAGACTCCTGACCAGTGTCGGTGAGGAACGTGGCTCCGAACGATTTATTGAACATTCCCTTCATGTTGTATCGAGTCTTTTGTCTCTCTTCATTCAGCTCCCTAAGAAGAGACTTGTATCCTTCACTTGTCACGCTGCTGGTTACAGTCGCATGAAGCCTACCAAGAAGTTCTTGTATTATGTGAAATTTCGCCTGAATGTGgagagaaggaaagaaaataaagctAGTTAGTAACAAAACGCAGTTTCAAAAAGAAGTTAGTAACAAAACGGATATATCAGATGGCAAGAAACAATCTGcattaagagtaaaatggtTTATATAATGTGTGGATAATGTAAGCCTATTTACAAGTTACCTTTTTGCAAAAAAAGATAATGTGAGCCTATTTACTGCCAACACCTTCTGATGAGACATGTGACCAAATGAAAGCAAGTCATCAATACATCAAGAAAGTGCTTTGTTAAACTGTTTGAAGCagtcaaatgggcgggttgtGCTGAACTTGGGTGGGTTAAAAATGCACTGAGTTAATAAATGGGTGGGTCCTACTTGGGCTGAAATGGGTTGGGCTAAAATGGGCTAAAATGCAGGTTATAACCCAACCCGCCCAATTGTTACTAAGTTTATTTcgttgtttgttcttttataacttttataattgttgttgttattaaagatctatataacatattaaacaaaaaaaaaaaacttttgagaatattttgacAAGGTTTCTATGGGTCAATTTGGGCTACATATCAGCTCAATTTTTAGATGGGCTAAAATTGGCTGAGCTGATAAtttgtgggggtggggggtggggggggggggtggggttggtCAATGCTCGAGTGGGTTGGGCGAATCATGTttttatgggctaattttgcCGCCCCTACATATGGCCAAACATAAGCAAGTCAccaatacatcaagaaaattCTGTGTTAAACTCGTTTGAAGCAGTTTATGAAGCAAACTTATGTCCTAATTAAACAATCTGCTTAGACAGTAGGCAGTTCGTTTCAGTAGAGTGCAGGACAAGTCAATGGGAATAGCTGGTGATCTCTCTAATGAGACAATAGCCCAAGGAAACTTACATGTTGAGAAATTAAATTGCTAAGCACTACAATGATGAGCATGCCTACTAAGTGCAAAATTAGGGAAGAAACAAGAATAATAGTACGGTTTAGGAAGGTATGGGTATTTCATACAGATATTCCAAATTACATATAAAACCTTCTAAACTTCAATGTAGCCACAGTAAAATACCTATATCACAGGAAATGTAGGAATAACAGAATTAAATAATCAAGTCACAtgtaacacaacaacaacatacccagtgaacaTGCAGTTTCAAGTCACATATAACACATGCAATCAAAATCAGAACCTTTCTTGCAGCacatttcatataatttcataatTGAACATGCAGTTTCAAGTAAATGATGGAAGACTATCAAGTTATACCTGTTCAAATCTGTAAGTATCATCATTCTGAATCATGATCTCATTCTGGAAACAACAAAAGACAACAGGAGTCAACTAAAATTTTGATCAACAAAAGAGGGAATAATATAGGACATTTTGAGTTaccaatttcaaaaataaaataaaaaatataggaCATTTTGACAAAGGAaagaggggggaaaaaaaagagagagagaacatACACAACCTCCCTCTGGCCATAGATTTTGCAACGATGTGTTGATAAGGATTGCAACAACTGAAGCATTTTATTGCACCATACGGTGTGCTCtggtggtcaatgaagtgggtgcAAACATTGGAGACTAGAGTTCAAATTCCAAGAGACAAAAAAACTAGGTGATTTTTTCTCATATGTCTAAGCCATGGTGGACAGGATTACAGGTATATGTGGTGGTGGGAATTGTAAGTATCCAGTGGAATATTCGAGGTGCATGCAAGCTGACCCAAACACCATCGCTTTAAACAACATAAATAACTGAAGCATTTTATTGAAAGCAATCCAGATTTCCAGTCACTATACCTGCGGTTTAAACTAATAATACCTCATGATGTACATAAAAAATATGTGTCATATGACATCAAGAGTTTGAATTTCAACAATTTTTGCAACCAACGAGCAGAGACAAGGATTTCTTGGTCGAAAACCAATTAACTTTATAGCTAAATAGAGGTggttttttaatattaaattcaCATATTTATAAGCTATATAAGGAGTACCACAAGTCAcattttttaatgattaaagtTATGTAGCAAATCAGTTTGAAAATAATGATACAAGAAAATTCTTCAAATCCGCAAATAGTAATAGGACATGATATAAAATGGTACAGATGGAGACTACGACAAAAATAGAAATAGGTGTACCATAAACagaataaaaacaaaaagaaagcataccTTCAATTCATGGATGATGGCAGCAGTCCGCCACCCCGCTTTTGAAGGTCCTCTGAGATCACTAAAGAGGTGATCCCCAAAATATATCACCTGAAGTTTCATAAGAGTAATGTAATGAAAGAggtagaaaaatgaaaatggatatATACACAGAAACGATAAGGTCTGTCTAAGTTGACTTGTCAAACTCGCATATAACAGAATACAAAGTTTCCTTGCCATGAAAAAGCTGTAGTATCTAGTTAAGCATACCTCTGGACCCTTCCACTTTGTAATCTCCAAGAATGCTTTAAGGCATCCATGGTAGTAAATTTTACCGGGCAAGAAAGCATCAACTTTTGTAAAAGCCAACGTGTCCTTCTCCACATCATAACAGCTGCATAAACATCCAATAAATACAATGAGGGCAATATTGTATGTGATAATAGCATGAGACAGTTAGCCTTAAGAGGAGGGTATTAACGGAAAATGTTTTATATAGTGACTTTAGACTTAGAAGAGGACTTGATACATACTTAACAACcaaatcaaaattatttaaaaaataaaaatgaaaatgaaataaaaaaaaaggaaaaaagctaAGAATCTTTTTGATAGTGGGTAGGGATGGCATAGTTGGAACCAATGTTAAACGCTAAGGAAAATTTGACAGAGAACTTAATGGGTAGAGAACCAAACCGAAATGGATGGTCAGATTTGTAAAAGTCTGGCTTGTTTGCTTTAGCAATTACGACATCAAAAAGTTCCTTCCAGGAGTCTTGCTGACCCAAAGAATCCTAAcgaaatatataccaaaaagaaaaggtgtCAAGTCGGAGAATTCATTTTACTTCCAGACTGATAGAACAAAGTAACAATTCACAATACAATCAAAACAGACACGAAAAGAAAGATACAAGTATCAAACTGTATTCCCGAAGGAAAAATGAGGTTATGCTCATCCTCAACACCAAAATCTTGATTAATCTAATACTATTAATGCCCATAACTGCAAACTACAAGAAGTGGTCATATAGTGTGCACTTCGTTTAAAAGATAGAACTTGGGCCTAACTCGGCACCAAAAGCTAGCTAGTGGTGAGAATTGACCAAGACTATGTAAGTCATTACAACTCGTGACCGTGGTGTCTGGGCCTGCTTTgcacgcacctcgactaatctcacgggtacctgctacctccccCGAGCACGGTCTTTgggtaactctatccaccaaggcTTGGACAGATGGGAAGAAACATAGTGATTTTCGCCTCCGCTGGAAATAGAACCTGAGACCTTATGGTTTTCAACTAACTTCATTGACCGCTAGGCTATGAATCTTCCAGTTGTCAAgtaattccaaaaaaaaaaaaaaagaaagaggatacCAGCACACTAACTAATTTCCACCACCAATTCCCGGCTCCTTTTTGCACTCCGTAGTCCACTTACGGAACTAGAATTAAATCGCCAACAAAAAACAACAATGTTTCAGCTAGTTGAGGTCAAAATATTTCAGTGCAAGGAGTGATCTTATCTTCTCAATTTACATGCCACGGACAAACACAAACTTATGAACATAATCTGCTGATGTCACATGTAAACTACAATGGTAATGAAGTTCCAAGAAAAGTGTAGCTGAGCATAAAAATTATCCAAGGAAGGGTACAATTGCAGATAAAGAAAATTAGCGATCCACATTAAGAAAAACAATTACTGTGATTTTATTTTACTTGAAAATACCTGCAACATAAAGCGCATCCCTCCATCCACAAAATAAAAGGGAGAGTTAGTCAACAAGAAAAGTTTCTTTCCCTTATCCTTTAGCATCCTTAGAAAGCGTAGTAGCTGATCCTGAAGAGTTAAGTGCGAAAATTAGGTCTAGAAGGTGAAAGTTCTGAAAGTTGTGAAATGTACAGAGCAACTGTGGTAATACCTACATTCTTTACAAGGTATCTGGGGGGATCAGCAAGAATTCCTCTGTGAACTAAGCCGCTATTATGAACGTACTGTATCGCTCGATTCACATCTTCATATACATAACGA is a window of Lycium ferocissimum isolate CSIRO_LF1 chromosome 12, AGI_CSIRO_Lferr_CH_V1, whole genome shotgun sequence DNA encoding:
- the LOC132039924 gene encoding uncharacterized protein LOC132039924 isoform X1 — protein: MAITLRKLIIPFRSSLLRTRFSHYGCKEGFVGGTSFRYSNIASSEEKVVKFEDQEKLLANANDSLSEEEITKIREEYNAAREKFLKIPDALKQMPKMNPKGVYVNKNVRLDKIQVYGFDYDYTLAHYSPNLQSLIYDLAKEHLVNEFKYPDTCLDFKYDNSFPIRGLYYDKSKGCLMKLDFFGSIELDGCYYGRRKLSRKEIDEMYGTRHIGRDQARELVPLMDFFCFSEACLIADIVQHFVDAKLEFDARYVYEDVNRAIQYVHNSGLVHRGILADPPRYLVKNDQLLRFLRMLKDKGKKLFLLTNSPFYFVDGGMRFMLQDSLGQQDSWKELFDVVIAKANKPDFYKSDHPFRCYDVEKDTLAFTKVDAFLPGKIYYHGCLKAFLEITKWKGPEVIYFGDHLFSDLRGPSKAGWRTAAIIHELKNEIMIQNDDTYRFEQAKFHIIQELLGRLHATVTSSVTSEGYKSLLRELNEERQKTRYNMKGMFNKSFGATFLTDTGQESAFAYHIHQYADIYTSKPENFLYYPPEAWLHVPFDIKIMPHHLKVSSNLFRT
- the LOC132039924 gene encoding uncharacterized protein LOC132039924 isoform X2 translates to MPKMNPKGVYVNKNVRLDKIQVYGFDYDYTLAHYSPNLQSLIYDLAKEHLVNEFKYPDTCLDFKYDNSFPIRGLYYDKSKGCLMKLDFFGSIELDGCYYGRRKLSRKEIDEMYGTRHIGRDQARELVPLMDFFCFSEACLIADIVQHFVDAKLEFDARYVYEDVNRAIQYVHNSGLVHRGILADPPRYLVKNDQLLRFLRMLKDKGKKLFLLTNSPFYFVDGGMRFMLQDSLGQQDSWKELFDVVIAKANKPDFYKSDHPFRCYDVEKDTLAFTKVDAFLPGKIYYHGCLKAFLEITKWKGPEVIYFGDHLFSDLRGPSKAGWRTAAIIHELKNEIMIQNDDTYRFEQAKFHIIQELLGRLHATVTSSVTSEGYKSLLRELNEERQKTRYNMKGMFNKSFGATFLTDTGQESAFAYHIHQYADIYTSKPENFLYYPPEAWLHVPFDIKIMPHHLKVSSNLFRT